Proteins from a single region of Candidatus Binatia bacterium:
- a CDS encoding citrate/2-methylcitrate synthase, with protein MPTVVDRGLEGVVVGSTQLSNVEGTIGRLTYRGYDIDDLAPNATFEEVVHLLLYGHLPNRHELEALKRDLGARRALPEPLINAMQSVPKTAWPMDVLRTIVSGLGLFSPVNAHGEHLSDVHTAIDLIAKVPTIVAGWDRIRRDLDPVAPRTDLSQAGNFLYMRTGKVPHAIEEDALDTYLVLLADHSFNASTFAARVVASTRADIYASVTAALATLQGDLHGGAASAAYQTVTEVKTPENAERYVRDILDRGQRIMGMGHREYKVRDPRARHLAAMAKELSHHVGGSPWYETAHALEEASRKVLQERKPGNTIYANVDFYTAPVLADLGIPGDEFTCLFACGRIAGWTAHVLEQLADNRLIRPQATYDGPPAGPYVPIDKRTTNGVRT; from the coding sequence TTGCCTACCGTTGTCGATCGTGGTCTCGAAGGTGTCGTAGTCGGGTCCACCCAGCTCAGTAACGTCGAAGGGACGATCGGGCGCTTAACCTATCGCGGTTACGACATTGACGATCTCGCGCCGAATGCGACGTTCGAGGAAGTCGTTCACCTATTGCTCTACGGGCATCTGCCGAATCGGCACGAGCTCGAGGCGCTCAAGCGCGACCTCGGCGCGCGCCGGGCGCTGCCGGAACCGCTCATCAACGCGATGCAGAGCGTGCCGAAGACGGCGTGGCCGATGGACGTGCTGCGCACCATCGTCAGCGGCCTCGGACTCTTCTCACCGGTCAACGCGCACGGCGAGCACCTGTCCGACGTGCACACGGCGATCGACCTCATCGCCAAGGTGCCGACGATTGTCGCGGGCTGGGATCGGATTCGACGCGACCTCGATCCGGTCGCTCCGCGAACCGATCTGTCGCAGGCCGGCAACTTCCTCTACATGCGAACCGGCAAGGTTCCGCACGCCATCGAAGAGGACGCGCTCGACACGTACCTCGTGCTTTTGGCCGACCACTCGTTTAACGCGTCCACGTTCGCCGCGCGAGTCGTCGCCTCGACGCGCGCGGACATCTACGCGTCGGTGACCGCAGCGCTCGCGACGCTGCAGGGCGACCTTCACGGAGGCGCGGCGAGCGCTGCCTACCAGACCGTCACCGAGGTGAAGACGCCGGAGAACGCGGAGCGATACGTCCGCGACATCCTCGATCGCGGACAGCGGATCATGGGGATGGGGCATCGCGAATACAAGGTGCGCGATCCTCGCGCGCGGCATCTCGCGGCGATGGCGAAGGAGCTGTCGCACCACGTCGGCGGCAGCCCGTGGTACGAGACGGCGCACGCGCTCGAAGAGGCGAGCCGCAAGGTGCTGCAGGAGCGCAAGCCCGGCAACACCATCTATGCGAACGTCGACTTCTACACCGCTCCGGTGCTGGCCGACCTCGGGATTCCGGGAGACGAGTTCACGTGTCTGTTCGCGTGCGGGCGCATTGCCGGATGGACAGCCCACGTGCTCGAGCAGCTTGCCGACAATCGTTTGATTCGTCCGCAGGCGACGTACGACGGTCCCCCCGCTGGGCCGTACGTGCCGATCGACAAGCGCACCACGAACGGCGTGCGGACCTGA
- the hisA gene encoding 1-(5-phosphoribosyl)-5-[(5-phosphoribosylamino)methylideneamino]imidazole-4-carboxamide isomerase translates to MLVVPAIDLRAGKCVRMKQGDPTTEVEYDDDPVEMAKEFVSSGARRLHVIDLDGAFGSGENLSAVRRICEAVDVPVQTGGGLRAVKHAENAFEAGASEIILGTLLVEDERLARHIISRFPGKVIAGIDVRGSQVATHGWQEHTPVDRDALVRRVAQWGVSRIIFTEIRRDGMGEGYDIDALNAVANAAEVKVTASGGARNIDDLKLLKQSVPVTVDSCIVGSALYNGTIDLQEAIAAVA, encoded by the coding sequence ATGCTCGTCGTGCCGGCGATCGACCTGCGGGCTGGGAAGTGCGTGCGCATGAAGCAGGGCGACCCCACGACGGAGGTTGAGTACGACGACGATCCGGTCGAGATGGCGAAAGAGTTCGTAAGCTCGGGCGCGCGGCGACTGCACGTCATCGATCTCGATGGAGCGTTCGGCTCCGGCGAAAATCTCTCCGCGGTGCGGCGCATCTGCGAGGCCGTGGATGTGCCCGTGCAGACCGGCGGAGGTCTGCGTGCGGTCAAACACGCGGAGAACGCCTTCGAGGCGGGCGCTTCCGAGATCATCCTCGGGACGCTGTTGGTCGAGGACGAGCGGCTGGCGCGGCACATCATCAGCCGCTTCCCCGGCAAGGTGATCGCCGGCATCGACGTGCGCGGTAGCCAGGTCGCCACGCACGGCTGGCAGGAGCACACGCCGGTCGACCGCGACGCGCTCGTCCGCCGCGTCGCGCAGTGGGGCGTCTCGCGGATCATCTTCACCGAGATTCGCCGCGACGGAATGGGTGAAGGCTACGACATCGACGCGCTCAATGCGGTCGCGAACGCCGCGGAGGTGAAGGTGACTGCCAGCGGCGGCGCGCGCAACATCGATGACCTGAAGCTGCTGAAGCAGTCCGTCCCGGTGACGGTCGATTCGTGCATCGTCGGCAGCGCGCTCTACAACGGCACGATCGACCTCCAAGAAGCCATCGCTGCCGTCGCCTAG
- a CDS encoding PadR family transcriptional regulator: protein MILASLMGGPRHGYAIITEVESLTGKRLGPGTLYGIIARLESWNFICPLDMEDRGRRPYRITAAGRRAFEDRLDSLKRHERALKALATS, encoded by the coding sequence TTGATCTTAGCGTCTCTGATGGGCGGCCCCAGGCACGGTTACGCCATCATCACGGAGGTCGAATCGCTCACGGGAAAGCGGCTGGGGCCGGGAACGCTCTACGGCATCATCGCCCGATTGGAGAGCTGGAACTTTATTTGTCCGCTCGACATGGAAGACCGCGGGCGGCGTCCCTATCGCATTACGGCCGCCGGAAGGCGGGCCTTCGAGGATCGGCTCGACAGCCTGAAGCGGCACGAGCGCGCCCTCAAGGCGTTGGCGACCTCTTGA
- a CDS encoding alpha/beta fold hydrolase encodes MLGLAPLAVISAGVPFSLQDHRIIVQVFAGRIGPFSMVVDTGSDGLLLTPEAARRIRAAVKSGGSITGAGPGRTKIGTMTVPNLQIGDVRFDKVPAIVADLSRIRRGIGFRHLDGIVGYDQLRRYRLLVDMDRRRLVFSSGMMPVPKDAATTAFSQTDGFVRVPAAVDGVHGTFVVDTGDRSQLTLFRGFADTNDFWHFASVRNALTGFGVGGPVYSDLMRTTLQAFNTTAADVITRLPLAKTGAFATDTDAGSIGNGFLERFNVVYDYPDGKMLTWPVKAPVADSSTFRLPAVPSTPAHSLSRHAVFGAAAELKPGGVTLMYVTSNGPAYRAGLRVGDVVRSMGGRPVTTTADFYESVHDATAGAALAVDFTRDGATRQVVVSLGAAANESAAGVTTLYRDVEVDNSLRRTILTLPADAARPVPAVLVIGGIGCFSVDVAANAGDPYLRLAHDLARAGYAVMRLEKSGMGDSQGPCATVDFEAEMRGYRAALASLQADPSVDARHVFLFGHSIGSVIAPRMARAGGIAGVIVAEAVGRDWPEYELRNTRRQLELGGDAASSIDEALIEKSRCMQKFLFEDEPEGEIEAAMPSCKAHNGAYPVTAWYVRQVARSNIVEPWAVLGLPVLAIYGTSDVVTELTDHQRIVDVANAKRPGSATLVTIVGMSHVLGKASSEGAAANDFDKGIIEPYDSALSDAVISWLNAHYST; translated from the coding sequence GTGCTTGGATTAGCACCGCTAGCCGTCATATCTGCCGGCGTGCCGTTTTCGCTCCAAGATCATCGCATCATCGTGCAAGTCTTCGCCGGGCGGATCGGACCATTTTCAATGGTCGTCGACACGGGATCGGACGGACTCCTTCTGACCCCCGAGGCAGCGCGCCGCATCCGCGCAGCGGTAAAGTCGGGGGGCAGCATCACCGGTGCGGGGCCGGGACGCACCAAGATCGGCACGATGACCGTCCCGAATCTTCAGATCGGAGACGTTCGTTTCGACAAGGTACCGGCGATTGTCGCGGATTTGTCTCGCATCCGGCGCGGGATCGGTTTTCGCCATCTTGACGGCATCGTCGGCTACGATCAACTGAGACGATACCGCCTCCTCGTCGACATGGATCGGCGGCGTCTCGTTTTTTCCTCCGGGATGATGCCCGTTCCAAAAGATGCGGCCACGACTGCCTTTAGTCAGACGGATGGGTTCGTGCGCGTGCCCGCGGCCGTCGACGGGGTGCACGGGACGTTCGTCGTCGACACTGGTGATCGCTCACAGCTCACGCTGTTCCGTGGGTTTGCAGACACGAACGACTTTTGGCACTTTGCGAGCGTACGGAATGCACTCACGGGGTTCGGCGTCGGGGGGCCGGTCTATTCCGATCTGATGCGGACGACGCTGCAAGCGTTCAATACTACGGCCGCGGACGTGATTACGCGTCTACCTTTGGCGAAGACCGGAGCCTTTGCGACCGATACCGATGCCGGAAGCATCGGCAACGGCTTCTTGGAGCGCTTCAACGTCGTTTACGACTATCCCGACGGAAAAATGCTGACGTGGCCGGTGAAGGCGCCGGTGGCCGATTCCTCCACGTTTCGCTTGCCGGCTGTTCCGTCGACGCCGGCGCACTCACTGTCGCGTCATGCGGTCTTTGGCGCCGCTGCCGAATTAAAGCCGGGCGGCGTAACGCTTATGTACGTTACGTCCAATGGGCCGGCGTACCGCGCGGGGCTGCGCGTCGGGGACGTCGTGCGTTCTATGGGAGGCCGGCCGGTCACGACGACCGCAGATTTCTACGAGTCCGTTCATGACGCCACCGCCGGCGCCGCCCTCGCAGTTGATTTCACGCGCGATGGCGCAACCCGGCAGGTCGTGGTCAGTTTGGGCGCGGCGGCAAATGAGTCGGCAGCCGGGGTAACGACGCTCTACCGCGACGTGGAAGTTGACAACTCCCTTCGTCGGACGATCCTAACCCTTCCGGCTGATGCGGCACGGCCGGTACCGGCCGTCCTCGTCATCGGCGGAATCGGATGCTTCTCCGTAGACGTCGCCGCAAATGCGGGGGATCCATACCTGCGGCTCGCTCACGATCTAGCTCGCGCCGGTTACGCCGTGATGCGGTTAGAGAAGAGCGGAATGGGCGACAGTCAAGGCCCGTGCGCAACGGTCGATTTCGAAGCCGAAATGCGGGGCTATCGAGCGGCGCTGGCCTCTTTGCAAGCCGACCCGTCGGTCGATGCGCGGCACGTTTTTCTGTTCGGACACAGCATCGGCAGCGTTATCGCGCCACGGATGGCGCGTGCCGGCGGGATAGCGGGCGTCATAGTCGCCGAGGCCGTCGGCCGGGATTGGCCCGAGTACGAACTGCGAAATACCCGCCGGCAGCTGGAGCTCGGCGGCGATGCCGCGAGTTCCATCGACGAGGCGCTCATCGAGAAATCGCGGTGTATGCAAAAGTTCCTGTTCGAGGATGAGCCGGAAGGCGAAATCGAAGCCGCGATGCCGTCTTGTAAGGCGCACAACGGCGCCTACCCCGTTACGGCCTGGTACGTGCGGCAGGTCGCCCGGTCAAATATCGTCGAGCCGTGGGCGGTTCTCGGCCTCCCCGTTCTAGCGATATATGGAACGTCCGACGTTGTCACGGAGCTCACGGATCACCAGCGCATCGTCGACGTAGCAAACGCCAAGCGTCCTGGTTCCGCGACGCTCGTTACGATAGTTGGCATGTCGCACGTACTAGGTAAAGCGTCGTCTGAGGGTGCCGCCGCCAACGACTTTGATAAGGGCATTATCGAACCGTACGACTCTGCCTTAAGCGACGCGGTCATATCGTGGCTCAACGCTCACTATTCGACGTAG
- the alr gene encoding alanine racemase: MQPRNRQKSATVIGGLQISLGALRHNAGLLRDLVGARRAAFVVKGNAYGHGLLATARAVEPFAARLCVYTLEEALALRGGGIPGPLLVLGPVPPQAIEEALAANLELSVWSTKEFARLLCAGARKRLAAARIHIKVNTDLNRLGFEPHELVDAVEEFLRLPEIELAGIFSHLASAEELDSPYTMHQLGAFERALNAVTPLLDQRSLHPLRHIAASAAAMLWPQTRLDMARFGIALYGLMPSLQTREALRGNAPDLRPALSYRSQIVVVRTVAAGASIGYGGSFHAPHDMRVGVVPVGYADGVPRALSNRGEFVVDGALCPIVGRVAMNMTEIDLRLAPKARVGSVVTLIGRDGDAAVQADDWATWADTINYEIVTRLPSELPRTYVE, encoded by the coding sequence GTGCAACCCCGCAACCGGCAGAAGTCCGCTACCGTGATCGGCGGCCTACAGATCTCCTTGGGCGCGCTGCGCCACAACGCGGGGCTCCTGCGCGACCTCGTGGGGGCGCGTCGTGCAGCCTTCGTAGTCAAGGGTAACGCCTACGGCCACGGGCTCCTGGCGACGGCGCGTGCCGTCGAGCCCTTCGCGGCGCGACTGTGCGTCTACACGCTCGAGGAGGCGCTAGCGCTGCGCGGAGGGGGAATCCCGGGGCCGTTGCTCGTCTTGGGCCCGGTGCCGCCCCAAGCGATCGAGGAAGCGCTCGCCGCTAACCTCGAGCTCTCGGTTTGGAGCACCAAGGAGTTTGCGCGACTGCTCTGCGCCGGCGCCCGAAAGCGCCTGGCGGCCGCGCGGATCCACATCAAGGTCAACACGGATCTGAATCGGCTTGGATTCGAGCCGCACGAACTGGTCGACGCGGTCGAGGAGTTTCTACGCCTCCCGGAGATCGAGCTCGCGGGAATCTTCTCGCACCTGGCGTCGGCCGAAGAGCTCGACTCTCCGTACACGATGCACCAGCTCGGCGCGTTCGAGCGCGCGCTGAACGCGGTCACGCCACTGCTCGACCAGCGTTCGCTGCACCCGCTGCGCCACATCGCCGCGTCGGCCGCCGCGATGCTCTGGCCGCAGACGCGCCTTGACATGGCGCGCTTCGGCATCGCGCTGTACGGGTTGATGCCGTCGCTGCAGACGCGTGAGGCGTTGCGCGGCAACGCGCCCGACCTCCGCCCAGCGCTCTCGTACCGCTCCCAGATCGTCGTGGTGCGCACCGTCGCGGCGGGCGCCTCGATCGGCTACGGCGGCAGCTTTCACGCGCCGCACGACATGCGCGTGGGCGTCGTTCCCGTCGGTTACGCCGACGGCGTGCCGCGCGCGCTCTCCAACCGCGGCGAGTTCGTCGTGGACGGCGCGCTTTGCCCGATCGTAGGGCGCGTCGCGATGAACATGACGGAGATCGATCTCAGACTCGCGCCCAAGGCGCGCGTCGGCTCCGTCGTCACGCTCATCGGCCGCGATGGCGACGCCGCCGTCCAGGCCGACGACTGGGCGACCTGGGCCGACACGATCAACTACGAGATCGTGACGCGCCTTCCGAGCGAGCTACCGCGCACCTACGTCGAATAG
- the groES gene encoding co-chaperone GroES, with product MNLKPLFDNVVVEHVEQDDKTSGGVFLPDTAKEKPQEGIIRAVGDGRVTDKGNKVDMHVKVGDRVLYRKYSGSEVKIDGTEYLIIPEKDILAIVTKVPAGV from the coding sequence GTGAATCTGAAGCCACTGTTCGATAACGTCGTTGTCGAGCACGTAGAGCAGGACGACAAAACGAGCGGCGGCGTCTTTTTGCCGGATACCGCCAAGGAAAAGCCCCAAGAGGGCATCATCCGCGCCGTCGGCGACGGGCGCGTGACCGACAAAGGCAACAAGGTCGACATGCACGTCAAGGTCGGTGACCGCGTGCTCTACCGCAAGTACTCGGGTAGCGAAGTCAAGATCGACGGCACCGAGTACCTCATCATCCCCGAAAAAGACATTCTCGCCATCGTCACCAAAGTGCCGGCCGGCGTTTAA
- the groL gene encoding chaperonin GroEL (60 kDa chaperone family; promotes refolding of misfolded polypeptides especially under stressful conditions; forms two stacked rings of heptamers to form a barrel-shaped 14mer; ends can be capped by GroES; misfolded proteins enter the barrel where they are refolded when GroES binds) produces MAAKQLVFDESARRALERGANILADAVKVTLGPKGRNVVLDKKFGSPTITNDGVTIAKEIELPDVFENMGAQLVKEVASKTNDIAGDGTTTATVLAQAIIREGLRNVTAGSNPLLIKHGIDKAVEITVKEMESFKKDVDTKEKIAQVASISANDPEIGQYIAEAMEKVGKDGVITVEESRTLKTEVETKDGMQFDKGYISPYMVTDSERMEAVLDNPYILVTERKISAIADILPLLEKVVQVQKPLLIIAEDVEGEALATLVVNKLRGTFTSVAVKAPGFGDRRKEMLKDIATLTGATVISEELGLKLDKVTPDQLGQAKRVTVTKEETTIVDGNGKQDAIKGRIEMIKKQIEETDSDFDREKLQERLAKLSGGVAVIQVGAATETELKEKKHRIEDALSATRAAVQEGMIPGGGASLIHAIKAIDKYEPPKSNGHAPTWADEKIGISIVRKALEEPARQIADNAGFEGSVQVNAVRSKSAPFGFDAMSGEVVDMFKAGIVEPLKVTRAALQNAASIGSMILTTETLIADKPEPKKEPAMPGGGGMGGYDMM; encoded by the coding sequence ATGGCTGCAAAGCAACTCGTATTCGATGAAAGCGCGCGTCGCGCGCTCGAGCGCGGTGCGAACATCCTGGCCGACGCGGTTAAGGTGACGCTCGGCCCGAAGGGTCGCAACGTCGTGCTCGACAAGAAATTTGGCTCGCCGACGATCACCAACGACGGCGTGACGATTGCCAAGGAGATCGAGCTGCCCGACGTGTTCGAGAACATGGGGGCACAGCTCGTCAAGGAAGTCGCATCCAAGACCAACGACATCGCCGGCGACGGCACGACGACAGCGACGGTTCTCGCGCAAGCGATCATCCGCGAAGGCCTGCGCAACGTGACCGCCGGCAGTAATCCGCTGCTGATCAAGCACGGTATCGATAAAGCCGTTGAGATCACGGTCAAAGAGATGGAGTCGTTCAAGAAAGACGTCGATACCAAGGAGAAGATCGCCCAGGTCGCGTCGATTTCGGCCAACGACCCGGAGATCGGTCAGTACATCGCCGAAGCGATGGAGAAGGTCGGCAAGGATGGCGTCATCACGGTCGAGGAGTCCAGGACACTCAAGACCGAGGTCGAGACCAAGGATGGCATGCAGTTCGACAAGGGCTACATCTCGCCGTACATGGTCACGGACTCCGAGCGCATGGAAGCCGTGCTCGATAATCCGTACATTCTCGTAACCGAGCGCAAGATCTCGGCGATCGCAGACATCCTGCCGCTGCTCGAGAAAGTCGTCCAGGTCCAAAAGCCGCTGCTCATCATCGCCGAAGACGTCGAGGGCGAGGCGCTCGCGACACTGGTGGTCAACAAGCTGCGCGGCACGTTCACATCGGTAGCCGTTAAGGCTCCGGGCTTCGGTGACCGCCGCAAGGAGATGCTAAAAGACATCGCCACGCTGACCGGCGCGACGGTGATCTCCGAAGAGCTCGGCTTGAAACTGGACAAGGTTACGCCCGATCAGCTCGGGCAGGCCAAACGTGTGACGGTTACCAAGGAAGAGACGACGATCGTCGACGGTAACGGCAAGCAGGATGCGATCAAAGGCCGCATCGAGATGATCAAAAAGCAAATCGAGGAGACCGATTCCGACTTCGACCGCGAGAAGCTGCAGGAGCGGCTCGCCAAGCTCTCGGGCGGCGTTGCCGTCATCCAAGTCGGCGCGGCCACTGAGACCGAGCTCAAAGAGAAGAAGCACCGCATCGAGGACGCGCTGTCCGCGACGCGCGCCGCCGTTCAGGAGGGCATGATTCCGGGCGGTGGGGCCTCGCTGATCCACGCGATCAAGGCAATCGACAAGTACGAGCCTCCCAAGAGCAACGGGCATGCACCGACGTGGGCCGACGAAAAGATCGGCATCAGCATCGTGCGTAAGGCGCTCGAGGAACCGGCTCGTCAAATCGCCGATAATGCCGGATTCGAAGGCTCGGTGCAGGTCAATGCGGTTCGCTCGAAGAGCGCGCCGTTCGGGTTCGACGCGATGAGCGGTGAGGTCGTCGACATGTTCAAAGCGGGCATCGTCGAGCCTCTCAAAGTGACTCGCGCGGCGCTGCAGAATGCCGCGTCGATCGGCTCGATGATCCTCACGACCGAAACTCTGATCGCCGACAAGCCCGAGCCCAAGAAGGAGCCGGCAATGCCCGGTGGGGGCGGTATGGGCGGCTACGACATGATGTAG
- a CDS encoding 2-oxoacid:acceptor oxidoreductase subunit alpha, with the protein MPARNLNDFTIRVATVNGSGSQSSNLVLTNAIARLGIPVAPKNVFPSNIEGLPTWFDVRVSALGYQCRARDFDVLVALNAATWQQDVAGVKSGGAVIHEESFPCKGDTLREDLSYYAVPFTAMAKEHFADKGNLRKYLMNMIYVGVVAQLLEIPASTVEESLRLQFRSKASAVELNMSAVSLGFGYAKEHFEKHDPWRLVPMDGKTTGLMFMEGNRAAALGCVMGGCTVAAWYPITPSSSLCEYFIQYCDRYRVDSGSGEHNFAIVQAEDELAAAGIVFGAGWAGARAMTSTSGPGISLMAEYAGFGYFAEVPGVIFDVQRAGPSTGLPTRTMQGDVSFAYSLSHGDTKHIVLLPATVAEAYEFAMEAFDLAERFQTPVFVLSDLDLGMNSWLTPPLRYPEKPFDRGKVLNADDLASMKSWGRYRDVDKDGIAYRTLPGTKHPGAGFFTRGTGHDEEARYSEMPDVWQRNLDRLSRKHDTARRAVPAPVVEEKKGRKVAVLAYGTTHHAVVEARDFLLDAGVELNYMRVRALPLSPEVATFVQRHDRVYVVEQNRDGQLYGILRTELPTHLIGRLESIRHYNGVPIDAHAIIDPLLAEQRAPAVVAE; encoded by the coding sequence ATGCCCGCGCGCAACCTCAACGACTTCACGATACGCGTGGCAACGGTCAACGGCTCGGGAAGCCAGTCCTCGAACCTCGTCCTGACCAACGCCATTGCGCGGCTCGGCATTCCCGTGGCTCCCAAGAACGTCTTCCCCTCGAACATCGAGGGCCTGCCCACTTGGTTCGACGTGCGGGTGTCGGCGCTCGGATACCAGTGCCGCGCGCGCGACTTCGACGTGCTCGTCGCGCTCAACGCCGCCACCTGGCAGCAGGACGTCGCCGGCGTCAAATCGGGCGGCGCGGTGATTCACGAGGAGAGCTTTCCGTGCAAGGGCGACACGCTGCGCGAGGACCTCAGTTACTACGCCGTGCCGTTCACCGCAATGGCCAAAGAGCACTTCGCGGATAAAGGCAACCTGCGCAAGTATTTGATGAACATGATCTACGTCGGCGTGGTCGCGCAGCTGCTCGAGATTCCGGCGTCCACGGTCGAGGAGAGCCTGCGCCTGCAGTTCCGCAGCAAGGCGTCGGCCGTGGAGCTCAACATGTCGGCCGTTAGCCTCGGATTCGGATACGCGAAGGAGCACTTCGAGAAGCACGATCCGTGGCGCTTGGTGCCGATGGATGGAAAGACCACGGGCCTGATGTTCATGGAGGGCAATCGCGCCGCCGCGCTCGGCTGCGTCATGGGCGGCTGCACGGTCGCCGCTTGGTATCCGATCACGCCCTCGTCGTCGCTGTGCGAGTACTTCATTCAGTACTGCGATCGCTACCGCGTGGACTCAGGATCCGGCGAGCACAACTTCGCGATCGTGCAAGCCGAAGACGAGCTGGCCGCCGCCGGAATCGTCTTCGGCGCCGGCTGGGCGGGCGCGCGCGCGATGACCTCGACCTCGGGGCCGGGGATCTCCCTAATGGCGGAATACGCCGGCTTCGGGTATTTCGCGGAGGTACCGGGCGTCATCTTCGACGTGCAGCGCGCCGGGCCGTCGACCGGCCTGCCGACGCGGACGATGCAGGGCGACGTGTCGTTCGCGTACTCGCTCTCGCACGGCGATACCAAGCACATCGTGCTGTTGCCGGCGACGGTCGCCGAGGCTTACGAGTTCGCGATGGAAGCGTTCGATCTGGCGGAGCGCTTTCAGACGCCGGTCTTCGTTCTGAGCGATCTGGATCTCGGCATGAACTCGTGGCTGACGCCGCCGCTGCGTTATCCGGAGAAGCCGTTCGACCGCGGCAAGGTGCTGAACGCTGACGACCTCGCGTCGATGAAGTCGTGGGGGCGTTATCGCGACGTCGACAAGGACGGGATCGCCTATCGCACTCTGCCGGGGACCAAACATCCCGGCGCGGGTTTCTTCACCCGCGGCACCGGACACGACGAGGAGGCGCGCTACTCCGAGATGCCCGACGTCTGGCAGCGCAACCTCGATCGCCTCAGCCGCAAGCACGACACCGCGCGCCGGGCCGTGCCGGCGCCGGTCGTCGAGGAGAAAAAGGGTCGCAAGGTTGCGGTCCTGGCTTATGGGACGACGCACCATGCGGTGGTCGAGGCGCGCGATTTCCTGCTCGACGCCGGCGTCGAGCTCAACTACATGCGCGTGCGCGCGCTGCCGCTCTCGCCTGAGGTGGCGACGTTCGTCCAGCGTCACGATCGCGTCTACGTAGTCGAGCAGAACCGCGACGGACAGCTCTACGGGATCTTGCGCACGGAGCTTCCCACCCATTTGATCGGGCGCTTGGAGTCGATTCGCCACTACAACGGCGTCCCGATCGACGCTCACGCGATCATCGATCCGCTGCTGGCGGAGCAGCGCGCGCCGGCGGTCGTAGCGGAATAG
- a CDS encoding 2-oxoacid:ferredoxin oxidoreductase subunit beta has translation MTANLNIVGLTREVYKGLPTTLCAGCGHNSITNHLIKALFEYGIEPHKLAKMSGIGCSSKTPAYFVEQAHGFNGLHGRMPSAATGAKLANRELLVLGISGDGDTASIGLGQYCHMIRRNVDCTYIVENNGCYGLTKGQFSATADVGSTQKSGKANEYATIDICGLAIELGATFVARSFSGDGKQLVPLLQAAFSHRGTAVLDVISPCVTFNDHEGSTKSYAYVKDHDVVLHTADYIAGGREINVDYEPGTVRDVELEDGSHVLLRKLDVDYDPTDGIGALKTIHETRNRGEFVTGLLYVNTEERDLCEHEHLTRRPLAQLDEDALRIDHEEWDRMMEAAASK, from the coding sequence ATGACAGCAAACTTGAATATCGTCGGTCTAACACGCGAGGTCTACAAGGGCCTTCCGACCACGCTGTGCGCGGGTTGCGGACACAACTCGATCACGAACCACCTGATCAAGGCGCTCTTCGAGTACGGGATCGAGCCGCACAAGCTCGCGAAGATGAGCGGCATCGGGTGCTCGTCCAAGACTCCGGCGTATTTCGTCGAGCAGGCCCACGGTTTCAACGGCCTGCACGGGCGCATGCCGTCGGCCGCGACCGGAGCCAAGCTCGCCAACCGCGAGCTGCTCGTGCTCGGCATCAGCGGCGACGGCGACACGGCCAGCATCGGGCTCGGGCAATACTGTCACATGATCCGGCGCAACGTCGATTGCACGTACATCGTCGAGAACAACGGCTGCTACGGCCTGACGAAGGGACAGTTCTCGGCTACGGCCGACGTCGGCTCGACGCAGAAGAGCGGCAAGGCGAACGAATATGCGACGATCGACATCTGCGGCCTGGCCATCGAGCTAGGCGCCACCTTCGTCGCGCGGTCGTTCTCGGGCGACGGCAAGCAGCTCGTTCCGCTGCTGCAGGCGGCCTTCTCGCACCGCGGCACGGCGGTTCTCGACGTCATCAGCCCGTGCGTCACGTTCAACGACCACGAAGGCTCCACGAAGAGCTACGCCTACGTGAAGGATCACGACGTCGTGCTGCACACCGCCGACTATATCGCCGGCGGGCGCGAGATCAACGTCGATTACGAGCCTGGGACCGTTCGCGACGTCGAGCTCGAAGACGGCTCGCACGTACTCCTGCGCAAACTCGACGTGGACTACGATCCGACAGACGGCATCGGAGCCTTGAAGACGATCCACGAGACGCGCAACCGGGGCGAGTTCGTCACCGGGCTGCTCTACGTGAACACCGAGGAACGCGATCTCTGCGAGCACGAGCATCTCACGCGCAGGCCGCTCGCGCAGCTCGACGAGGACGCGCTGCGGATCGACCACGAGGAGTGGGACCGCATGATGGAGGCGGCAGCGTCGAAGTGA